From one Acinonyx jubatus isolate Ajub_Pintada_27869175 chromosome B1, VMU_Ajub_asm_v1.0, whole genome shotgun sequence genomic stretch:
- the LOC113603341 gene encoding uncharacterized protein LOC113603341: MGPAERIRKTGGETEAPPGLAAATDRAIWPSVATAAPGPWGLCIRCLAQFSRCLAGSGRRRSQRVAGWDSSLGLSASPSSSVQTALPPTVPYDFYNRLAKGCLLLARSGKPRPRVKGNIQASLLHLDGGVWFLGSPLCAPGVGRLGSRGLQRARVGPRPRPLLESVSRCQEALPGRQWEQRPLLLVLLPCLPLSEPGPPPGAWGGGGYGTPSGASESLPEPCPPVGARSSKGGALRKAEAPLSGPTGNGRQVVQPSRLGSAGVPGHPARPSLVRHCHPLSDTAHKCWALFCWHKCVIHSCAFTPPHRSHV, from the exons ATGGGACCCGCGGAAAGGATACGCAAGACAG gtggggaaacggaggctcCCCCAGGGCTGGCCGCTGCTACAGACCGAGCTATATGGCCCTCCGTAGCTACTGCTGCTCCTGGGCCCTGGGGGCTCTGCATACGTTGTTTGGCTCAATTTTCACGGTGCCTAGCAGGCTCCGGAAGGCGCAGGTCACAGCGGGTGGCAGGCTGGGACTCCAGTCTGGGTCTTTCTGCCAGTCCGAGCTCTTCCGTCCAGACCGCACTGCCCCCAACGGTCCCCTATGACTTTTACAACCGACTTGCAAAGGGGTGTTTGCTCCTAGCACGGAgcgggaaaccgaggcccagagtgAAAGGAAACATACAAGCTTCCCTCCTCCACTTGGACGGTGGGGTGTGGTTCCTGGGGTCGCCTTTGTGCGCCCCTGGCGTGGGCAGGCTGGGCTCACGCGGGCTGCAGCGAGCACGGGTTGGCCCCAGGCCCAGACCTCTGCTGGAATCTGTTTCCAGATGTCAGGAGGCACTGCCTGGGAGACAGTGGGAACAGCGCCCCCTGCTGCTCGTGCTCCTTCCTTGCCTCCCGCTCAGCGAACCAGGACCACCACCAGGAGCTTGGGGCGGGGGAGGCTATGGGACCCCTTCCGGGGCATCTGAGTCTCTCCCGGAGCCCTGCCCTCCCGTGGGTGCGCGTTCCTCGAAGGGTGGCGCTTTAAGGAAAGCAGAGGCTCCACTGTCAGGACCTACAGGGAACGGGAGGCAGGTTGTCCAGCCTTCACGACTGGGCTCTGCAGGTGTCCCCGGGCACCCGGCCAGGCCCTCTCTGGTCCGCCACTGTCATCCGCTCTCCGACACCGCCCACAAATGCTGGGCACTATTTTGTTGGCATAAATGTGTCATCCATTCGTGTGCATTTACTCCCCCTCACCGCTCCCATGTTTAA